The following coding sequences lie in one Populus nigra chromosome 15, ddPopNigr1.1, whole genome shotgun sequence genomic window:
- the LOC133673988 gene encoding uncharacterized protein LOC133673988, with amino-acid sequence MDPNASIDERDGFRNGVEKVKSVSDKHIDLLRPSARYYATSKELLMVGQVTDATDGEKGKYTLVGDPEDFQGIYDKPLPCFGCGIGWFSFLLGFVFPLMWYYGTFLYFGNYYRKDPRERAGLAAAAIGAMSFSVVLLVIIAYCSLF; translated from the exons ATGGATCCAA ATGCTTCCATTGACGAGAGAGATGGTTTCAGGAATGGCGTCGAGAAAGTCAAATCTGTCTCTGATAAGCACATTGATCTCCTCAGGCCATCTGCTCGATATTATGCAACATCTAAGG AACTGCTGATGGTAGGGCAAGTGACAGATGCGACAGATGGAGAAAAGGGAAAATATACGCTTGTTGGAGATCCTGAGGATTTTCAAGGGATTTATGACAAACCCCTTCCATGCTTTGGCTGTGGGATTGGATGGTTTTC TTTTCTTTTGGGATTTGTGTTCCCGTTGATGTGGTATTATGGCACATTTCTTTACTTTGGAAATTACTACCGGAAGGATCCAAGGGAGCGGGCAGGCCTTGCCGCTGCTGCAATTGGG GCAATGTCGTTTTCTGTCGTGCTGCTGGTCATAATAGCTTATTGTTCTCTattttag